One window from the genome of Marinobacter bohaiensis encodes:
- a CDS encoding FAD-binding monooxygenase, with protein sequence MQFHLNGFRTGDPAVHPAADAVSTRTPDRLPDDVDVLIVGCGPAGLTLAAQLAAFPDITTCIVEQKDGPLELGQADGIACRTLEMFEAYGFSEKVLKEAYWVNETTFWKPDDARRDCIRRSGRIQDTEDGLSEFPHVILNQARVHDFFLESMRNAPTRMEPYYSRKLADLQVTPLAATDEKARGPRAAHPVTVTLERTDAAHAGQTETVRARYVVGCDGARSNVRRALGRELRGDSANQAWGVMDVLADTDFPDIRMKSAIHSANEGNILIIPREGGYLVRLYIELDKLKADERVANRNITSDQLVAAAQRILHPYTLDVKEIAWWSVYEIGQRLCDKFDDVPAEVVDARLPHVFIAGDACHTHSPKAGQGMNVSVRDAFNLGWKLAAVLRGQSEPELLHTYSVERQAVAQQLIDFDREFAKMFSAPPKGSPEDRGDGVDPAEFQKYFVQHGRFTAGTATRYRPSAITGAPTHQALATGFEIGTRFHSAPVIRMSDAKPVHLGHTVKADGRWRIFAFADAQDPAATDSGIHKLCRFLADAPESPVRRYTPAGTDIDSVIDVRAVFQASHRDMDASDLPELLHPHKGRYGLVDHEKSFCPDLKNGQDIYDMRGVDREQGCLVIVRPDQHVAHVLPLDAHQALADFFAGFMQPVEVR encoded by the coding sequence ATGCAATTCCATCTCAATGGTTTTCGTACCGGCGATCCCGCCGTCCATCCTGCCGCCGATGCCGTCTCTACGCGCACACCGGACCGACTGCCCGACGACGTCGATGTTCTGATCGTCGGCTGTGGCCCGGCCGGTCTGACCCTGGCGGCCCAACTGGCTGCGTTCCCGGATATCACCACCTGCATCGTCGAGCAGAAGGACGGGCCCCTGGAACTCGGGCAGGCGGACGGGATCGCCTGCCGCACGCTGGAAATGTTCGAGGCCTACGGCTTCAGCGAAAAGGTGCTGAAAGAAGCCTACTGGGTGAACGAGACCACCTTCTGGAAACCGGACGACGCCCGACGCGACTGCATCAGGCGTTCCGGGCGTATCCAGGATACCGAGGATGGCCTGTCCGAGTTCCCGCACGTGATCCTCAACCAGGCGCGGGTCCACGACTTCTTCCTGGAGTCCATGCGCAACGCGCCGACCCGCATGGAGCCCTACTACTCGCGCAAACTGGCCGATCTCCAGGTGACGCCGCTGGCGGCGACCGACGAAAAGGCCCGGGGCCCGCGTGCGGCGCATCCGGTCACGGTGACGCTGGAGCGCACCGACGCCGCCCACGCCGGCCAGACCGAAACCGTGCGGGCGCGCTACGTGGTGGGCTGCGACGGCGCCCGCAGTAACGTGCGGCGAGCCCTGGGTCGGGAACTGCGCGGCGACTCCGCCAACCAGGCCTGGGGCGTGATGGATGTGCTGGCGGACACGGATTTTCCGGACATCCGCATGAAGTCGGCGATCCATTCCGCCAACGAGGGCAATATCCTGATCATCCCGCGCGAGGGCGGTTACCTGGTGCGCCTGTACATCGAGCTGGACAAGCTGAAAGCCGACGAGCGGGTGGCCAACCGCAACATCACGTCCGACCAGTTGGTGGCGGCGGCCCAGCGTATCCTGCATCCCTACACGCTGGACGTGAAGGAAATCGCCTGGTGGTCGGTGTATGAGATCGGCCAGCGCCTGTGCGACAAGTTCGACGACGTACCGGCGGAGGTCGTGGACGCGCGACTGCCCCACGTGTTCATCGCCGGCGATGCCTGTCACACCCACAGTCCGAAAGCGGGGCAGGGCATGAACGTGTCCGTGCGCGATGCCTTCAACCTGGGCTGGAAGCTGGCGGCGGTGCTGCGCGGCCAAAGCGAACCGGAGCTGTTGCACACCTATTCCGTGGAGCGTCAGGCGGTGGCCCAGCAACTGATCGATTTCGATCGCGAGTTCGCCAAGATGTTCAGCGCCCCGCCCAAGGGCTCGCCGGAAGACAGGGGCGATGGCGTCGATCCAGCCGAGTTCCAGAAATACTTTGTCCAGCACGGCCGCTTCACCGCGGGCACCGCGACCCGGTACCGGCCGTCGGCAATCACCGGCGCGCCGACGCATCAGGCTCTGGCCACCGGTTTCGAGATCGGCACCCGGTTCCACTCGGCGCCGGTTATCCGTATGTCCGACGCCAAGCCGGTTCACCTCGGGCACACGGTCAAAGCGGACGGACGCTGGCGGATCTTTGCCTTTGCCGACGCTCAGGACCCGGCTGCGACGGACTCCGGTATCCACAAGCTGTGCCGTTTCCTGGCGGATGCGCCGGAATCGCCGGTGCGCCGCTACACGCCGGCGGGCACCGACATCGACTCGGTGATTGACGTGCGGGCGGTGTTTCAGGCGTCCCACCGCGACATGGACGCGTCCGACCTGCCGGAGCTGCTGCACCCCCACAAGGGCCGCTACGGTCTGGTGGATCACGAGAAATCCTTCTGCCCGGACCTGAAGAACGGCCAGGACATCTACGACATGCGCGGGGTGGATCGCGAGCAAGGTTGCCTGGTCATCGTGCGGCCGGACCAGCATGTGGCTCACGTCTTGCCGCTGGACGCGCATCAGGCACTGGCGGACTTCTTCGCCGGTTTCATGCAGCCGGTCGAGGTCCGCTAG
- a CDS encoding MarR family winged helix-turn-helix transcriptional regulator, producing MKKASRPLSESSVFPGNLLRRCHQISVAIFQREGREAGLTQLQYIVLCALEEKGTLDQSTLVGLTALDRNTIAVVVRKLETKHWVARERNPEDRRSVLVTITEDGLAVRQQAEAAALATQEALTAPLDDEERETLSRLLGKIANENNALSRVPLKTEAD from the coding sequence GTGAAAAAGGCATCCAGACCACTGAGTGAAAGCAGCGTCTTTCCGGGCAACCTGTTGCGCCGCTGCCACCAGATCAGCGTGGCCATCTTCCAGCGGGAAGGCAGGGAAGCGGGACTCACCCAGCTGCAGTACATTGTGCTGTGCGCGCTGGAGGAAAAAGGCACCCTGGACCAGAGCACGCTGGTCGGGCTCACAGCCCTCGACCGCAATACGATTGCCGTCGTGGTGCGCAAGCTGGAAACGAAGCACTGGGTGGCGCGGGAGCGCAATCCGGAAGACCGCCGCTCGGTGCTGGTGACCATCACCGAAGACGGTCTGGCGGTGCGCCAGCAGGCCGAAGCCGCCGCCCTTGCCACCCAGGAGGCGTTGACCGCCCCCCTGGATGACGAGGAACGCGAGACCCTGAGCCGGCTGCTGGGCAAGATCGCCAACGAGAATAACGCCCTCAGTCGCGTGCCCCTCAAGACCGAAGCCGACTAG
- a CDS encoding class I SAM-dependent methyltransferase: MSELAIAPTRCSVCHAGEMRLLEKVGDVPYWRCTRCEATLMASSHWLDAEAEKRVYDLHDNNPEDDGYQRFLAKLADPLLARVPDEAHGLDFGCGPGPALARMLAARGMEVSLYDPFYAANPETLAQRYDFITCTEVVEHLHDPNAVFHQLDDLLKPGGWLGVMTCFQTDDARFANWHYRRDPTHIVFYRETTLRWLADALGWELDVPVKDVALFRKPAVV, translated from the coding sequence ATGTCCGAACTCGCTATCGCCCCCACACGTTGTTCCGTCTGCCACGCCGGCGAGATGCGTCTGCTGGAAAAGGTGGGCGACGTTCCCTACTGGCGCTGCACGCGGTGTGAGGCGACCCTGATGGCATCCAGCCACTGGCTGGATGCCGAGGCCGAGAAGCGCGTCTACGACCTGCACGACAACAACCCGGAAGACGACGGTTATCAGCGTTTCCTGGCCAAACTGGCCGATCCGCTGCTGGCGCGTGTGCCGGACGAAGCCCATGGTCTTGATTTCGGCTGCGGGCCGGGCCCGGCCCTGGCGCGGATGCTGGCGGCCCGGGGCATGGAGGTGTCACTGTACGACCCGTTCTACGCGGCCAATCCCGAGACCCTGGCGCAGCGCTACGACTTCATCACCTGCACCGAGGTGGTGGAGCATCTGCACGATCCCAATGCCGTGTTCCACCAACTGGACGACCTGCTCAAGCCGGGTGGTTGGCTGGGGGTGATGACCTGCTTCCAGACCGACGACGCCCGTTTCGCCAACTGGCACTACCGCCGCGATCCGACCCACATCGTGTTCTACCGGGAGACGACGCTGCGCTGGCTGGCCGACGCCCTCGGCTGGGAGCTGGACGTGCCGGTGAAGGACGTGGCGCTGTTTCGCAAGCCGGCGGTGGTCTGA
- the aroQ gene encoding type II 3-dehydroquinate dehydratase translates to MSRVIDVLNGPNLNLLGQRQPEIYGHETLADIRAMLENRATISGIEIGFFQSNHEGAIIDRIHAARGKADGIIINPAAHTHTSVAILDALKTFEGPVVEVHLSNVHQREAFRHHSYVSQRADGVIAGLGTLGYRAALDFLIQRLEA, encoded by the coding sequence ATGAGCAGAGTGATTGACGTGCTGAACGGCCCCAACCTCAACCTATTGGGCCAACGCCAGCCAGAGATCTACGGCCACGAGACCCTGGCTGACATCCGCGCCATGCTGGAAAACCGGGCGACCATCTCCGGCATTGAGATCGGTTTTTTCCAGAGCAACCACGAGGGTGCGATCATCGATCGCATCCACGCAGCCCGTGGCAAGGCGGACGGCATCATCATCAACCCTGCGGCTCACACTCACACCTCAGTGGCGATCCTCGACGCCCTGAAGACGTTCGAAGGCCCGGTGGTGGAAGTCCACCTCTCGAACGTCCACCAGCGCGAAGCCTTCCGTCACCACTCCTACGTGTCTCAACGTGCCGACGGCGTGATTGCCGGTCTGGGGACCCTGGGCTACCGGGCCGCCCTGGATTTCCTGATCCAGCGCCTGGAAGCCTGA
- a CDS encoding TRAP transporter large permease, producing the protein MVAFIVLIVLLAIGAPIAFAILLSMVGYLTQVDYPLSLIATRIFSGLDSFAILAIPLFVLAGELMNESGITGRIIKFANALVGHMKAGLAQVNIWASVIFAGLSGSAVADTSALGRIFIPEMEKDGYPRDFAAALTAASSVIGPMIPPSIPVIIYALITAGSSVPALFLAGVAPGILLAAGLSLYVRFRAGHYAEVHPKKTVRERFQALGEAWIPLFMPVFIVGSILTGIVTPTEAAALAAGYALIAGMFVMRSLHINQLPGIFVRAMRDSSVILIIIGVVAAANWLLTFARVPQSLSALVLDQISDPWVFLLLVNVILLVVGLFLEGIAAMLVLLPILHPIAMSMGIDPTHFGIVVIFNLMIGLVTPPMGICLFVSNSIANVGMGAISRRIMPLFLVELAVLAIITFIPQTVTFLPRLFGY; encoded by the coding sequence ATGGTTGCCTTTATTGTCCTGATCGTCCTGCTTGCCATCGGTGCGCCGATCGCCTTCGCGATCCTGCTGTCGATGGTGGGCTACCTGACCCAGGTGGATTATCCGCTGAGCCTGATTGCCACACGGATCTTCTCCGGCCTGGATTCGTTCGCCATCCTGGCGATTCCCCTGTTCGTCCTGGCCGGCGAACTGATGAACGAGAGCGGCATCACCGGTCGCATCATCAAGTTTGCCAACGCCCTGGTGGGCCACATGAAAGCCGGCCTGGCGCAGGTCAACATCTGGGCATCGGTGATTTTCGCCGGCCTGTCCGGTTCCGCCGTGGCCGACACCTCGGCCCTGGGCCGCATCTTCATTCCGGAGATGGAGAAAGACGGCTACCCGCGCGACTTCGCCGCCGCCCTGACCGCCGCCTCGTCGGTGATCGGCCCGATGATTCCGCCCAGCATTCCGGTCATCATCTACGCCCTGATCACCGCCGGCTCCTCAGTGCCGGCGCTGTTCCTGGCCGGTGTGGCGCCGGGCATCCTGCTGGCGGCGGGCCTGTCCCTGTACGTGCGTTTCCGCGCCGGACATTACGCCGAGGTGCATCCGAAGAAGACCGTCCGCGAGCGCTTCCAGGCGTTGGGCGAAGCCTGGATTCCGCTGTTCATGCCGGTGTTCATCGTCGGCTCGATCCTGACCGGGATCGTGACGCCCACCGAGGCCGCCGCCCTGGCCGCCGGTTACGCGCTGATCGCCGGCATGTTCGTGATGCGCAGCCTGCACATCAACCAACTGCCCGGCATCTTCGTACGCGCCATGCGCGACTCCTCGGTGATCCTGATCATCATCGGCGTGGTGGCCGCGGCCAACTGGCTGCTGACCTTCGCCCGCGTGCCCCAGAGCCTGAGTGCCCTGGTGCTGGACCAGATCTCCGATCCCTGGGTGTTCCTGCTGCTGGTGAACGTGATCCTGCTGGTGGTGGGCCTGTTCCTGGAAGGCATCGCGGCCATGCTGGTGCTGCTGCCGATCCTGCACCCGATTGCCATGAGCATGGGCATCGATCCGACCCACTTCGGCATCGTGGTGATCTTCAACCTGATGATCGGCCTGGTAACGCCGCCGATGGGCATCTGCCTGTTCGTGTCCAACTCCATCGCCAACGTCGGCATGGGCGCCATTTCACGACGCATCATGCCCCTGTTCCTGGTGGAACTGGCAGTGCTCGCCATCATCACCTTCATCCCGCAGACCGTGACTTTCCTGCCACGGCTCTTCGGCTACTGA
- a CDS encoding TRAP transporter small permease produces MKRLYKQLMAWLTGSSLLLIFTVVLVSSLMRYLFDAPLQWSEEVARYGMIYGALFGTVLCYLDDLHIKFELLENLLSDGAKRVCKVLTDLSALACGLVLTWAGFGFTASRGELEAPGTGLPMSLFQSAMWIGGICLTIAALFKLADYLHTNSQQSE; encoded by the coding sequence ATGAAACGGCTCTACAAGCAATTGATGGCCTGGCTGACCGGCAGCTCGCTCCTGCTCATTTTCACCGTGGTCCTGGTCAGCAGTCTGATGCGCTACCTGTTCGATGCCCCGCTGCAGTGGAGCGAAGAAGTGGCGCGCTACGGCATGATCTACGGCGCCCTGTTCGGTACGGTGCTGTGCTATCTCGACGACCTGCACATCAAGTTCGAGCTGCTCGAGAACCTGCTGTCCGACGGTGCCAAACGGGTGTGCAAGGTTCTCACCGACCTTTCCGCCCTGGCCTGCGGTCTGGTGCTGACCTGGGCCGGCTTTGGCTTCACCGCCAGCCGTGGTGAGCTGGAAGCCCCCGGCACGGGCCTGCCCATGTCCCTGTTCCAGTCCGCCATGTGGATCGGCGGCATCTGCCTGACCATCGCCGCCCTGTTCAAGTTGGCGGACTACCTGCACACCAACAGCCAGCAGAGCGAATAA
- a CDS encoding DctP family TRAP transporter solute-binding subunit yields the protein MKLTTTTMGLALSFALSMFSLPGHAADTEIELSFGHVDPQEWTTSKKGAAAKVFKDMVEGQTGGRIAVNVYPSSQLGGEMDMLQTAQEGVLSMVMASGSFTQLCPEASVLNIPYLFPSAPVAWDVLDGPFGQALSDHCLEETGLRILAYGETGFRNFTNSKRPVAEPKDLDGLKIRVMTTPLFVEMVRALGAEPTPIAWPEVPSALATGVVDGQENPIGTIYNMKFYQMQDYLTLDGHVYGTDFLVINDDLFQSLSAEDQRLVRNAARTAGLVGRAIQQVNSAEGLARLSDEGMTITTPTREQLGKFQQAAQPAVIEWLKGELDPAWITRVQDAVEQATAD from the coding sequence ATGAAGCTCACGACAACAACAATGGGGCTGGCCCTGTCGTTCGCCCTGTCGATGTTCAGTCTGCCCGGCCACGCGGCCGACACCGAGATCGAACTGTCGTTCGGTCACGTGGACCCCCAGGAATGGACCACCTCCAAGAAGGGAGCCGCGGCCAAGGTCTTCAAGGACATGGTCGAAGGCCAGACCGGTGGTCGCATTGCCGTGAACGTTTACCCCTCCAGCCAGCTCGGCGGCGAGATGGACATGCTGCAGACCGCCCAGGAAGGCGTGCTGAGCATGGTCATGGCCTCCGGCAGCTTCACCCAGCTGTGCCCGGAAGCCTCGGTGCTCAATATTCCCTACCTGTTTCCCTCCGCCCCGGTGGCGTGGGACGTCCTCGACGGCCCCTTTGGCCAGGCACTGAGCGATCACTGCCTGGAGGAAACCGGTCTGCGTATCCTCGCCTACGGCGAGACCGGGTTTCGTAACTTCACCAACTCCAAGCGCCCGGTTGCCGAGCCCAAGGACCTGGACGGCCTGAAAATCCGCGTCATGACCACGCCGCTGTTCGTGGAGATGGTCCGTGCCCTGGGTGCCGAACCCACCCCGATTGCCTGGCCGGAAGTACCGTCCGCCCTGGCCACCGGCGTGGTGGACGGCCAGGAAAACCCTATCGGCACCATCTACAACATGAAGTTCTACCAGATGCAGGATTACCTGACCCTGGACGGCCACGTCTACGGCACGGATTTCCTGGTCATCAACGACGATCTCTTCCAGAGCCTGTCCGCCGAGGACCAGCGCCTGGTGCGCAACGCCGCCAGGACCGCCGGTCTGGTGGGGCGCGCCATCCAGCAGGTGAACTCCGCCGAGGGGCTGGCCCGCTTGTCCGATGAAGGCATGACCATCACCACGCCCACCCGCGAGCAGTTGGGCAAGTTCCAGCAGGCCGCCCAGCCGGCGGTGATCGAGTGGCTGAAGGGTGAGCTGGATCCCGCCTGGATCACCCGGGTGCAGGACGCCGTCGAGCAGGCCACCGCCGACTGA
- a CDS encoding shikimate dehydrogenase family protein: MFKLGLIGQSIAQSRSPALHEMLGEIHGLPVSYVLHEPEDSSPEAFRATLQQLRDQGYRGTNVTFPYKQLAVAEVDTIKPSVERVGSTNTLALGERVVAYNTDYTGFIRGYRRRNGERAAGRVVLVGAGGVGRAVAFALFEVGATEVLISDLNRDSANSLAVALNASGCTSRVLEPIEVEDAVRGADGLVNCTPVGHYKSPGMPVPADWIGSQQWVFDAVYTPIDTEFLQTAHARGLSIVSGFDLFIFQGIDAFEIFTGIEVTDPAPVIERFLARYEITSELIG, from the coding sequence ATGTTCAAGCTTGGGCTCATTGGCCAATCCATCGCGCAGTCCCGCTCGCCGGCACTGCATGAAATGCTCGGCGAGATTCACGGCCTGCCGGTCAGCTACGTTCTGCACGAGCCTGAAGACAGTTCGCCGGAGGCCTTCCGGGCCACCCTGCAGCAGCTGCGGGATCAGGGCTACCGCGGAACGAACGTGACCTTCCCCTATAAGCAGCTGGCCGTGGCGGAAGTCGATACTATCAAGCCGTCGGTGGAGCGGGTCGGGTCCACCAACACCCTGGCTCTGGGGGAGCGCGTCGTCGCCTATAACACCGACTACACCGGCTTTATCCGGGGCTACCGCCGTCGTAACGGCGAACGGGCGGCTGGCCGCGTGGTGCTGGTGGGCGCCGGCGGCGTGGGCCGCGCAGTGGCGTTTGCACTGTTTGAGGTGGGTGCCACCGAAGTGTTGATCTCGGACCTGAATCGCGACAGCGCGAACTCGCTGGCTGTCGCCCTGAATGCCTCCGGCTGCACGTCCCGAGTGCTGGAGCCCATCGAGGTGGAAGATGCGGTGCGTGGTGCCGACGGCCTGGTGAACTGCACGCCGGTGGGCCATTACAAGTCGCCGGGCATGCCGGTGCCGGCGGACTGGATCGGCTCCCAGCAATGGGTGTTCGATGCGGTCTATACGCCGATCGATACCGAGTTCCTGCAAACCGCTCATGCCAGGGGGCTGAGCATCGTGTCCGGTTTTGACCTGTTCATCTTCCAGGGCATCGACGCCTTCGAAATCTTCACCGGGATCGAGGTGACCGACCCGGCGCCGGTGATCGAGCGTTTCCTGGCGCGCTACGAGATCACCAGCGAGCTGATCGGCTGA
- a CDS encoding GntR family transcriptional regulator, with protein MNIAVDRKLVGRTVYESLRNDIVTGRLEPGYKLKLNELKERYSASINTLRETLMRLVSDGFVKFEDQKGFRVNPVSKRDLEELVDLRVMLETRGLRQSMADKDRLMDWKSGLLSSHYRLTCMEQLMMEDEAANVEEWELADRSFHLALVANCGSRQLIRYHASIIELFMRYQVLALEKRPFRGQASIDDHQALLDLIMTDDVEGAVGLLTHHIVAGRELPL; from the coding sequence ATGAATATCGCCGTTGACCGCAAACTGGTAGGCCGAACCGTTTACGAAAGCCTGCGTAATGACATCGTGACCGGCCGCCTGGAGCCTGGCTACAAGCTCAAGCTGAACGAGCTTAAGGAGCGTTACAGCGCCAGTATCAACACGCTGCGTGAAACCCTCATGCGGCTGGTGTCCGACGGCTTCGTCAAGTTTGAGGACCAGAAGGGATTCCGGGTGAACCCGGTGTCCAAACGCGACCTGGAAGAGCTGGTCGATCTGCGGGTGATGCTGGAAACCCGGGGGCTGCGTCAGTCCATGGCGGACAAGGATCGCCTGATGGACTGGAAATCCGGTCTGCTCAGCAGCCATTACCGGCTGACCTGCATGGAGCAGCTGATGATGGAAGACGAGGCGGCGAATGTGGAGGAGTGGGAGCTGGCCGATCGCAGTTTCCACCTGGCGCTGGTCGCCAACTGCGGTTCCCGTCAATTGATCCGTTACCACGCCTCAATCATTGAGCTGTTCATGCGCTACCAGGTGCTGGCGCTGGAAAAACGCCCGTTCCGGGGCCAGGCCAGCATCGACGATCACCAGGCACTGCTCGACCTGATCATGACGGACGATGTGGAAGGCGCCGTCGGCCTGTTGACCCATCACATCGTCGCCGGCCGCGAACTGCCGCTCTGA
- a CDS encoding AEC family transporter — protein MLSILSTTAPIFILIALGFGAVRLKLFPANAVHGLGQFVIYFALPALIFSTVSQMSFHEVIDPDYLLVYGLGSLLAFLGGLALTRVFYRDPLSTGAIKGMGMALSNSAFVGYPVLLLAFDDPPTNAFAMNLIIENMIIMPLALIAIEYSLGRRSGEPLAKVVRPLARRIARNPLIIAIVAGVLASLLELEVPDVLQASLDMLGRTSATVALFFVGASLVGSSIRGNIGEIGMVAVGKLTLHPLMMVLLIWLLPDFDPQLQKAAILLAAMPLASVYPIIGSLYGQRQLCSSILLACTVLSFFSISIALAVLF, from the coding sequence TTGCTGTCCATCCTGTCCACCACCGCCCCCATCTTTATCCTGATCGCCCTGGGTTTCGGGGCGGTCCGGTTGAAACTGTTCCCCGCCAACGCCGTCCACGGCCTGGGCCAGTTCGTCATCTACTTCGCCCTGCCCGCCCTGATCTTCAGCACGGTGTCGCAGATGTCGTTCCACGAGGTCATCGATCCCGATTACCTGCTGGTCTACGGCCTGGGTTCCCTGCTGGCGTTCCTCGGCGGCCTGGCGCTGACCCGGGTGTTCTACAGAGACCCGCTAAGTACCGGCGCCATCAAGGGCATGGGGATGGCCCTGTCCAACAGCGCCTTCGTGGGTTATCCGGTTCTGTTGCTGGCGTTCGACGATCCGCCGACCAACGCCTTTGCCATGAACCTGATCATCGAGAACATGATCATCATGCCCCTGGCCCTGATCGCAATCGAGTACAGCCTGGGACGGCGCAGTGGCGAGCCCCTGGCCAAAGTGGTGCGGCCGCTGGCGCGGCGGATCGCTCGCAACCCGCTGATCATCGCCATTGTGGCGGGCGTACTGGCATCGTTGCTTGAGCTGGAGGTGCCCGACGTATTGCAGGCCAGTCTGGATATGCTCGGCCGCACCTCGGCCACGGTCGCCCTGTTTTTCGTGGGCGCGTCGCTGGTGGGCAGCTCTATCCGGGGCAACATCGGCGAAATCGGGATGGTCGCAGTGGGCAAGCTCACGCTGCACCCGTTGATGATGGTACTTCTGATCTGGCTGCTGCCGGATTTCGACCCGCAGTTGCAGAAAGCGGCCATCCTGCTCGCCGCCATGCCGCTGGCCAGCGTCTACCCCATCATCGGCAGCCTCTATGGCCAGCGCCAGCTCTGCTCCAGCATCCTGCTGGCGTGTACGGTGCTGTCTTTCTTCAGCATCAGCATCGCCCTGGCCGTGCTCTTCTGA
- a CDS encoding class-II fumarase/aspartase family protein, with protein MYQVSPFDSQLYGQLLSDPATAERLGDNGQLRAMLAVEGKLALAQADAGLIPQDAARDIANTAESLTLVPADLAGGVASAGVPVPALVKALKAALPEDSARWVHFGATSQDIVDTALILNVREVLAIQEERLRQVVGALADLAEQHRSTLIAGRTRTQQAVPMSFGLKVAQWLAPLLHQLDRLDEMRPRLLRVQLGGAVGTLAAMGDQAAAINEGLAQRLDLTAGPCWHTQRDTLVELSGWLSLTTGTLGKMAQDWLWLAQSEVGELRFTNGGGSSTMPQKCNPVDAEVIVAMARTCASATGQMHQTMLQEHERSGSAWTQEWFQLPQQLMAASVALNHAREGLRFIEVHDQRMRDNLDAYNGVIYAESATFALARTMPRDQAAALVKESAQEALNGDRHLLQIIQDKTGETIDLEQLRQQLVAGGATDRWLTDILFHARP; from the coding sequence ATGTACCAGGTTTCTCCCTTCGATTCGCAACTCTATGGCCAACTGCTGTCCGATCCGGCCACCGCCGAACGGCTGGGTGACAACGGCCAGCTGCGCGCCATGCTCGCCGTCGAGGGGAAACTGGCCCTGGCCCAGGCGGATGCCGGGCTGATCCCGCAGGACGCCGCGCGGGACATCGCCAATACCGCCGAATCCCTGACGCTGGTCCCCGCCGATCTGGCCGGCGGAGTGGCCTCGGCCGGGGTGCCTGTCCCGGCCCTGGTCAAGGCGCTGAAAGCCGCATTGCCGGAAGACAGCGCCCGCTGGGTGCACTTCGGCGCCACCAGCCAGGACATCGTCGATACCGCGCTGATCCTCAATGTCCGGGAGGTACTGGCTATCCAGGAGGAGCGCCTGCGTCAGGTCGTCGGTGCGCTGGCCGACCTGGCCGAGCAGCACCGCTCGACCCTGATTGCCGGCCGTACCCGCACCCAGCAGGCGGTGCCCATGAGCTTCGGCCTCAAGGTGGCCCAGTGGCTGGCGCCGCTGCTGCATCAGCTGGACCGCCTGGACGAAATGCGTCCGCGCCTGCTGCGCGTGCAACTGGGCGGCGCGGTGGGCACCCTGGCCGCCATGGGTGACCAGGCCGCGGCGATTAATGAGGGGCTGGCCCAGCGCCTGGACCTGACCGCCGGCCCCTGCTGGCACACCCAGCGCGACACCCTGGTGGAGCTGTCCGGCTGGCTCAGCCTGACCACAGGCACGCTGGGCAAGATGGCCCAGGACTGGCTATGGCTGGCGCAATCGGAAGTCGGTGAGCTGCGCTTCACCAACGGCGGCGGCTCCTCCACCATGCCGCAGAAATGCAACCCGGTGGACGCCGAAGTGATCGTCGCCATGGCCCGCACCTGCGCCAGCGCCACCGGCCAGATGCACCAGACCATGCTGCAGGAACACGAGCGCAGTGGCAGCGCCTGGACCCAGGAATGGTTCCAGTTGCCCCAGCAGCTGATGGCGGCCTCCGTCGCCCTGAACCATGCCCGGGAAGGCCTGCGCTTTATCGAAGTCCACGACCAGCGCATGCGCGACAACCTCGACGCCTACAACGGCGTGATCTACGCCGAATCCGCCACCTTCGCCCTGGCGCGCACCATGCCCCGCGACCAGGCCGCGGCACTGGTCAAGGAAAGCGCACAGGAGGCGCTGAATGGCGACCGCCATCTGCTGCAGATCATCCAGGACAAGACCGGCGAAACCATCGATCTGGAGCAGCTGCGCCAGCAACTGGTCGCCGGGGGCGCGACCGATAGGTGGCTAACTGATATCCTGTTTCACGCCCGACCCTGA